Proteins from a single region of Theileria parva strain Muguga chromosome 1, complete sequence, whole genome shotgun sequence:
- a CDS encoding phosphatase family protein, whose protein sequence is MEILLKIFKILYFSIFFSTLSPLVKYGISKHTNTVMLELGSLPDMDQMLPNEESPSLSDYSEPLVAKKTTLENFPNPFMNPIECNRVNVQESYVCDPDKVLNNSEADRLDELLSLERLNSIHHCEGFGDVPYKIGVALINRIPREDLSTLADELLDRWKLSHQKCEDGIIIVYTKQDPDVVIKWNKGVEPYLSTKVVSSIYPMCQNLLQNEKLAIAVEKCTSFVTKRVTGEILPPKETPQM, encoded by the exons atggaaattttactcaaaattttcaaaattttatattttagtatatttttttcaacTCTTTCTCCACTTGTAAAATATGGAATTTCAAAGCATACAAACACCGTCATGCTCGAACTGGGTTCCCTTCcag ACATGGACCAGATGTTACCAAACGAGGAATCTCCAAGCTTATCGGACTATTCTGAGCCGCTAGTTGCTAAGAAAACTACTTTGGAAAACTTTCCAAACCCGTTCATGAACCCTATTGAATGTAACAGGGTTAATGTGCAAGAGTCGTACGTTTGTGACCCAG ACAAGGTTTTAAATAACTCAGAGGCTGATCGTTTAGACG AACTTTTGAGCCTAGAACGACTCAACTCTATCCATCACTGTGAAGGGTTTGGTGACGTCCCTTACAA GATAGGAGTGGCGTTGATAAATCGAATACCAAGAGAGGATTTGAGCACTTTGGCAGATGAGTTGTTAGACCGTTGGAAGTTAAGTCATCAGAAATGTGAAGATGGAATTATTATCGTATACACTAAACAGGATCCTGATGTTGTTATTAAGTGGAACAAag GAGTTGAGCCTTATTTGAGTACAAAAGTAGTGTCATCAATTTATCCAATGTGTCAAAATCTATTacaaaatgaaaaattagcAATTGCAGTTGAAAAAT GCACATCTTTCGTTACAAAG AGAGTCACTGGAGAGATATTACCACCAAAAGAAACTCCTCAAATGTAG
- the NOB1 gene encoding Nin one binding (NOB1) Zn-ribbon like family protein, which yields MMDLNSRKNSSESQSADSENEKALVVDTGAYCRSTYLDKSGCKIYVTSGIKSEIEKYRQKNPLESSIRTVYTPIVREPSPEDVSFVRNFASLTGDLPFLSNNDIGCIALTRRLQIETGDLSCLREAPMTLKIDKQTNNSKNKSKKDLNHIGFDCWIGSHNVNSYNIQVKKSASKTVSCMTTDFAMQNVLIQMGLNVITLDGFVAKSIRRWGQMCRACYEVYPNTCRQFCSKCGNATVERVPITVDSETSEIIARDTRKWINTRGTIYTQPKPATGRTDKPYITAEDQLLMPAFKNYMRNINRKNKDDPLSHFYAEDTKENNISSTTAVSSFTNVTVGLGRGNPNSNRWIQRHKRSLKSK from the exons ATGATGGATTTGAATTCACGAAAAAATTCATCGGAATCTCAATCAGCAGATTCTGAAAATGAAAAGGCCCTGGTTGTCGATACCGGAGCATACTGTCGTTCCACTTATCTGGATAAATCCGgctgtaaaatatatgtGACTAGCGGAATAAAGTCGGAGATTGAGAAATATAGGCAAAAGAACCCATTGGAATCTTCAATTAGAACTGTTTATACTCCCATAGTTCGTGAACCTTCTCCCGAGGATGTTTCCTTTGTGAGGAACTTCGCAAGTTTAACGGGAGATTTGCCCTTTTTATCCAATAACGATATCGGATGTATAGCTCTAACCCGGAGATTACAAATAGAAACTGGAGATTTATCATGTTTGAGGGAAGCTCCTATGACCCTTAAAATTGACAAACAGACAAATAATTCAAAAAACAAATCTAAAAAGGATCTGAATCACATTGGCTTTGACTGTTGGATCGGGTCCCATAACGTTAACAGTTACAACATTCAGGTCAAGAAATCCGCCTCTAAAACCGTCTCTTGCATGACCACCGACTTTGCTATGCAAAATGTACTCATTCAAATGGGACTTAACGTTATTACTCTTGACGGGTTTGTCGCCAAATCCATTCGAAGATGGGGACAAATGTGCAG gGCATGTTATGAAGTGTATCCGAATACCTGTAGACAGTTTTGTTCAAAATGTGGTAACGCAACAGTTGAGCGAGTGCCAATAACAGTAGACTCAGAGACCTCAGAAATCATCGCAAGGGATACAAGGAAGTGGATTAACACCAGAGGAACTATTTATACGCAGCCTAAGCCGGCAACAGGCAGAACGGATAAACCATACATTACAGCTGAAGATCAACTTTTAATGCCTgcatttaaaaattacatgAGAAATATTAATCGCAAAAATAAAGATGATCCACTATCACATTTTTATGCc gaAGATActaaagaaaataatatatcaTCTACAACTGCAGTTTCAAGTTTTACTAATGTTACTGTCGGACTGGGGAGAGGGAATCCAAACTCAAATCGCTGGATTCAAAGACATAAACGCagtttaaaatcaaaataa
- the trappc3 gene encoding Bet3 transport protein translates to MDNYSKLGANAFAKMEKVNSELFCLTYGSMISQLVRDKEHSDAVNEHLILMGKNIGSKLVDELLAKLGCVPCTDFRSTVEVIAKVGFKMFLGISGNVVEVDQENKVYNITFQENPLDQFVELPETLKDLNYSNIFCGVIIGALDQLQMKVQCYFVKDMLKGDDVYEITIKLEEVVKETLSDEE, encoded by the exons atgGATAATTATTCGAAGTTAGGTGCAAACGCATTTGCGAAGATGGAGAAGGTG aACTCAGAACTGTTTTGTCTGACTTATGGTTCAATGATAAGTCAGCTTGTACGAGATAAGGAGCATAGCGATGCTGTAAACGAGCATTTGATATTGAT gggtaaaaatATAGGCAGTAAACTTGTAGACGAACTACTCGCCAAACTTGGCTGTGTTCCATGTACAGATTTTAGAAGTACCGTTGAAGTTATCGCAAAA GTCGGGTTTAAGATGTTTTTGGGAATCTCTGGGAATGTTGTGGAGGTTGACCAGGAGAATAAAGTGTACAACATTACGTTCCAGGAAAATCCACTGGACCAATTTGTAGAATTGCCTGAAACTTTAAAGGATTTAAACTACtctaatattttttgtGGAGTAATTATCGGAGCTCTAGACCAg CTCCAAATGAAGGTACAATGTTACTTTGTCAAGGACATGTTGAAAGGAGATGATGTTTATGAGATTACAATAAAACTTGAAGAG GTGGTTAAGGAAACGTTATCAGATGAAGAATGa
- the eIF-2gamma gene encoding Elongation factor Tu GTP binding domain, translating to MTTNAEDHLLKQDLSTLDVTKLTSLTPEVISRQATINIGTIGHVAHGKSTVVKALSGVHTVRFKHEKERNITIKLGYANAKIYKCTNPEHEPPSCYKSYGSSKIDDPLCEKPGCGHKMELKRHVSFVDCPGHDILMATMLNGAAVMDAALLLIAGNESCPQPQTSEHLAAVEIMRLKNILILQNKVELIKESQALLRQQEIKKFISGTAADGAPIIPISAVLNYNIDVISEYLVTQIAVPKRNFTVPPQMIIIRSFDVNKPGEEIENLQGGVAGGSILYGVLKVNDEIEVRPGIISKDQNGQITCTSIKSRVISLFAEQNNLQYAIPGGLIGVGTTMDPTLTRADRLVGQVIGYINTLPDCFIEIEVTYYLLRRLLGIKVTDNDKNVKVSKLKKNEFLMVNIGSTSVGGRVTGIKPDMAKFELTGPVCTRIGDKVAISRRVDKHWRLIGWGQINKGKSLQLI from the exons atgaCCACGAACGCTGAAGATCATTTGCTAAAACAa GATCTTTCCACTTTAGATGTCACCAAACTCACATCTTTAACTCCCGAAGTTATCAGCAGACAGGCCACTATTAACATag gAACAATTGGCCATGTCGCTCACGGTAAATCGACAGTCGTGAAAGCCTTATCCGGTGTTCATACAGTACGTTTTAAACACGAAAAGGAACGTAATATAACAATCAAATTAGG GTACGCAAATGCTAAGATATATAAATGTACTAACCCCGAGCATGAGCCGCCAAGTTGTTATAAATCCTACGGAAGTAGTAAAATAGACGACCCACTGTGTGAAAAACCAGGATGTGGACATAAAATGGAGTTAAAAAG aCATGTATCATTTGTCGATTGCCCTGGTCACGATATATTAATGGCTACGATGTTAAACGGAGCTGCAGTAATGGACGCAGCGCTTTTGTTGATTGCCGGTAACGAATCTTGCCCTCAGCCCCAAACCAGTGAACATCTTGCAGCAGTTGAGATTATGAGATTGaagaatatattaatacttCAAAACAAAGTTGAGCTCATTAAAGAGTCCCAGGCACTCTTAAGACAGCAGGAAATCAAAAAGTTCATCTCAG GAACAGCAGCTGACGGAGCCCCGATTATACCTATTAGCGCAGTTTTGAACTACAATATTGATGTAATCAGCGAGTATTTGGTGACCCAAATAGCTGTCCCAAAACGCAACTTTACCGTCCCACCACAGATGATAATCATAAGGTCATTTGATGTGAATAAACCAGGAGAggaaattgaaaatttacaaGGCGGCGTGGCAGGAGGCAGCATACTCTACGGAGTATTGAAAGTTAACGACGAAATTGAAGTCAGACCTGGCATAATTTCCAAAGACCAAAATGGACAAATCACATGTACATCAATCAAATCAAG AGTGATATCGTTGTTTGCGGAGCAGAATAACCTCCAGTATGCAATACCAGGAGGTTTAATTGGGGTTGGTACAACCATGGATCCAACATTGACAAGAGCAGATCGATTAGTAGGACAAGTGATAGGATATATAAATACTCTTCCAGATTGCTTTATAGAAATTGAGGTTACATACTATTTGCTAAG GAGGTTGCTGGGTATCAAGGTCACTGACAATGATAAGAACGTTAAAGTGTCGAAACTCAAAAAGAACGAATTTTTAATGGTAAATATCGGATCAACGTCAGTTGGGGGAAGAGTTACAGGAATTAAACCAGACATGGCAAAGTTCGAGTTAACAGGACCCGTGTGCACAAGAATAGGTGATAAGGTGGCAATCTCAAGAAGAGTAGATAAGCACTGGAGATTAATCGGCTGGGGACAAATCAACAAGGGAAAATCACTGCAATTAATCTAA
- a CDS encoding TB2/DP1 HVA22 family protein, translated as MFLLSNSLYRVLNLLLCQLYPAYKTFLFLYKSNNYYAASPNHPLTNSGNTTTDTTPHTAREGSEGAGNEQVKTDGRLGERELCREAVSKESNLKCVYTAHHLLYWAMYLTNSYFESLVPFMKRLPLYKEAKLVFFFWLGSDHFKGAGYLYHTYLQKLFLNVSDYLMNFFNTHLDNATKENFKQFMNTYRYQT; from the coding sequence atgtttCTGTTATCTAACAGTTTATATCGAGTTCTAAACCTGTTATTATGTCAGCTGTACCCTGCCTATAAAACCTTTTTGTTCCTATACAAAagtaacaattattatgCAGCATCACCCAACCATCCCTTGACAAACAGCGGTAACACAACCACTGACACGACACCTCACACAGCTAGAGAAGGTAGTGAGGGAGCGGGAAATGAACAAGTTAAGACTGATGGAAGGCTGGGAGAACGAGAACTGTGCAGGGAAGCAGTGAGTAAGGAATCAAATCTAAAATGCGTTTACACGGCCCATCACTTACTGTACTGGGCCAtgtatttaacaaattcatACTTTGAAAGTTTGGTCCCATTTATGAAGCGTTTGCCCTTGTACAAGGAAGCGAAGCTCGTTTTCTTCTTTTGGCTAGGATCAGACCACTTTAAAGGAGCAGGATACCTATACCACACATATCTGcaaaagttatttttaaatgtatcagattatttaatgaatttcTTCAATACTCATTTGGACAATGCTACCAAGGAGAACTTTAAACAATTCATGAACACATACAGATATCAAACTTAA
- the Ppie gene encoding Peptidyl-prolyl cis-trans isomerase E gives MENKKKIFIRGLSDDVDSNLLFSAFSQFGHITDLNIPKDKFTDKNRGIAFIEYEDEEDAKHAIFNRHNSELYGRIIKVGYSHIN, from the exons atggaaaataaaaagaagATTTTTATTAGGGGATTATCTGACGATGTTGATTCTAATTTACTATTCTCCGCCTTTTCACAGTTCGGCCACATCactgatttaaatataCCAAAAGATAAGTTCACag ATAAGAACAGAGGAATAGCTTTCATTGAGTACGAAGATGAGGAGGACGCCAAGCATGCCATTTTTAACAGACATAACTCTGAATTATACGGAAGGATTATAAAAGTTGGTTATTCTCacataaattaa
- the PAT07 gene encoding DHHC palmitoyltransferase family protein — protein MNSDGYIPLDSDVTPESGDNQTNPHVIKSIFTAVLLHLIILVSYIIKHIKDKTNKLFHIAIVLILYFLKLYTLRILNKSDPGVIPSHTGLSEYLETNVQAKLINVNGYDFLQKWCQKCKIYRPPRAKHCYICNRCIRRFDHHCYFLSNCIGHNNYKKFVFFIFLIMVIKEYSFVLLFKIIQSLYSKKFSILHKDIYVFLFKNHFFLLIYTLYSLLCSLAFFYMNALNKYLILKNLTTYEYTYKLYGNRENPFNKGIIKNFKLFSKLPF, from the exons atgaatagTGATGGTTATATTCCTCTTGATTCCGACGTTACACCAG aatCAGGAGATAACCAGACGAATCCACATGTTATAAAAAGCATATTCACTGCTGTTTTGTTACACTTGATAATTCTAGTTTCATACAT AATAAAACATATTAAAGATAAAACAAACAAGTTGTTCCATATAGCAATAgttttaatactatacttcCTCAAGTTATATACTCTGAGGATTCTCAATAAGTCCGACCCGGGTGTGATTCCATCTCACACTGGCTTGTCAGAATATTTGGAAACTAACGTTCAAGCCaagttaataaatgtaaacGGCTACGATTTTCTCCAGAAGTGGTGTC aaaaatgtaaaatctACAGACCTCCTCGAGCCAAACACTGCTACATTTGTAACAGATGTATACGCCGCTTTGATCATCACTGTTATTT TCTGTCCAACTGTATCGGACACAACAATTACAagaaatttgtttttttcaTATTCTTGATCATGGTCATAAAGGAATACTCCTTTGTGCTACTATTCAAGATCATACag AGCTTGTACAGTAAAAAATTCAGTATATTACACAAGGACatttatgtatttttattcaaaaatcattttttccT CTtgatttacacactatacTCTTTGCTATGCTCTTTGGCATTTTTTTATATGAACGctttaaacaaatatttaatattgaaGAATCTAACAACATACGAATACACATATAAACTGTATGGAAATCGGGAAAATCCGTTTAATAAAG gaatcattaaaaatttcaaattgttCAGTAAACTGccattttaa
- the Znf259 gene encoding ZPR1 zinc-finger domain protein, translating to MESDSEIELENHVDLIKDGEAVVESVCMSCRRNGTTRILATKIPHFNDILVMSFECSFCNNKNNEILNIAKLQNHGVSYNIHVNNLEGLNNQIVITNTSAVKLIELEFEIPKLDRKGIVTTIEGLLTNIINNLSDHISSFDNTTPDNTNSVTDVNLNNKEFSKSLNDVVSVKVDENVYKLDEYVQKLEEIKDKLISYSKGFQSFTLFIDDPSGNSYVENDNNKLELSINKYERTNEQLQQMGYLSQPDEQDSPSCPDGPDNSNEPDQSEDEDGLNDFFLVNCTNCGYKGKNQICQIVIPGFDKCIIMSFVCDNCDYKTNELKPGGGVKKYGKVWHLKINSIDDIKRDIILSNTCDITINELELFISAGSLSSLFTTIEGLINKIIENLQSTFPFLIGDSSPYNKDETSITNGDGESTPLVNGMYIDKSKIRSLISKLRDVIDDRNGSKDEINIAFNDPLDNTFIFTYTCTNSQTTSEGIPDNNLDNIISKYNSTNEDTNCAVENSEESDNLNMGKPVLLDEKIIVDDNLYYISYNRTDEQNEELGLI from the exons atggAGAGTGATTCTGAAATTGAACTCGAAAATCATGTCGATTTAATAAAAGATGGCGAAGCTGTAGTAGAATCAGTATGTATGAGCTGTCGCAGGAACGGTACAACCAGAATTTTGGCCACAAAAATACCTCATTTTAATG ATATTCTCGTGATGTCTTTTGAATGCAGTTTCTGTAACAATAAGAACAATGAAATTCTAAACATTGCAAAATTACAAAACCATGGCGTTTCCTACAATATTCATGTCAATAATCTAGAA GgtttaaataatcaaattGTTATCACCAACACCTCAGCCGTTAAATTAA ttgAGTTGGAATTTGAAATACCCAAATTGGATAGAAAGGGCATAGTTACCACCATTGAAGGCCTATTAACTAACATTATCAATAATCTGTCTGATCATATTAGTTCTTTTGACAACACTACTCCAGATAATACCAACTCCGTAACCGATGTTAACTTGAATAACAAGGAGTTCTCCAAATCACTAAATGACGTTGTAAGTGTAAAAGTAGATGAAAATGTTTATAAATTGGATGAATATGTACAAAAACTCGAAGAAATAAAGGATAAATTGATTTCATATTCCAAGGGATTCCAA TCATTTACTCTGTTTATTGATGACCCGAGTGGTAATAGTTAcgttgaaaatgataataacaAGTTGGAGCTatcaattaataaatatgaaaGAACCAATGAACAATTACAG cAAATGGGTTATTTATCGCAACCTGATGAACAAGATTCACCTTCTTGTCCAGATGGTCCTGATAATTCAAATGAACCAGACCAATCGGAGGATGAGGATGGTCTAAATGATTTCTTTTTGGTTAATTGCACAAATTGTGGTTATAAGGGGAAGAACCAGATCTGTCAAATTG taaTACCCGGGTTTGACAAGTGCATAATAATGTCATTTGTTTGTGACAACTGTGATTATAAGACAAATGAGCTTAAGCCTGGTGGTGGAGTTAAGAAATATGGTAAGGTTTGGCATCTGAAGATCAACAGTATTGACGATATCAAACGAGATATTATCTTGTCCAACACTTGCGATATCACCATAAATGAATTGGAACTCTTCATATCTGCAG GATCGTTAAGTAGTTTGTTTACTACAATTGAGGggttaattaataaaataatcgAGAATTTGCAGTCAACATTCCCATTTTTAATCGGTGATTCAAGTCCTTATAATAAAGATGAAACCAGCATCACTAATGGTGACGGTGAATCAACACCCTTAGTGAATGGAATGTATATAGACAAAAGTAAGATACGATCACTGATAAGCAAATTGAGAGACGTAATTGATGACAGGAATGGTTCAAAGGACGAAATCAATATCGCATTTAACGACCCACTGgataacacatttatattcACATACACCTGTACTAATTCACAAACTACCAGTGAAGGCATTCCCGACAACAATcttgataatattatatcCAAATACAATTCAACCAACGAGGATACCAACTGTGCAGTCGAGAATTCTGAAGAGTCTGACAATCTTAATATGGGTAAACCAGTTCTACTTGACGAGAAGATTATAGTTGACGATAACTTGTACTACATTAGTTATAATAGAACAGATGAACAAAATGAAGAATTGGGGTTAATTTGA
- the CNOT4 gene encoding CCR4-NOT transcription complex subunit 4, protein MDVEYVSDNVNNNEDDEICPLCMELLDETDRNLFPCNCGYQVCLWCLHYIRNTMGNKCPACRQDYNESNFKYINTNSTTTTRSDKNNRKKKVEANINNGANTNNSTTTTTNGVSVNNNTADKNSTQSPTTNTGVVDSNNVSIEVLKDIRVIQRNLVYVVGIPLKLAKKEILKRYEYFGQYGKIQHIVVNKSNTYSNVNIPSYTAYITYSKKSEANYAIQCINTKQIDNKYLRASYGTTKYCSYFLKGLKCFNQDCYYLHKFTNSSEHYYKHGNNNNASLNNKETDKDSTATAAKDANVKDTASTNNAEQHEAGPVVDNIFNVNIKYILNKYNNNNKLINIVNVNHNKSLNSANNNVTNLYQWSFNNTNTPNTKLIGSGSNQPNYSLEHNTNSKDGSVDIFNNNELYINDIMNKIRRYTMLIDNLSKSYNNTTATLNPKDKSNPVSSSAKENPQSDKGPESSVSNEGGTIENYIQNILYNSKSPEVGSNLMAEDVNKLYKSQLKRNEHLLNHLKLIFNNE, encoded by the coding sequence atggaTGTGGAATATGTAAGTGATAATGTTAACAACAATGAAGACGACGAGATATGCCCATTATGTATGGAATTATTGGACGAAACAGATCGCAATTTATTCCCGTGTAATTGCGGATATCAAGTTTGCTTATGGTGTTTACATTATATTCGCAATACCATGGGTAATAAATGCCCTGCCTGCAGGCAAGACTACAACGAGTCGAATTTCAAGTATATCAACACCAATTCAACCACCACGACTCGAAGCGACAAGAACAATAGAAAGAAAAAAGTCGAGGCGAACATTAATAACGGAGCAAACACCAATAATTCAACCACAACTACTACCAATGGCGTCTCAGTCAATAACAACACAGctgataaaaattctaCCCAATCTCCCACTACTAATACTGGAGTTGTAGATAGCAATAATGTATCTATAGAAGTATTAAAGGATATACGTGTAATACAAAGGAATTTGGTGTATGTGGTAGGCATACCGCTGAAGTTGGCGAAAAAGGAGATTTTAAAGAGATATGAATATTTTGGTCAGTATGGAAAAATTCAACATATTGTAGTAAATAAGAGCAATACATACTCGAATGTGAATATACCTTCCTATACAGCATATATCACATACTCGAAGAAATCTGAAGCAAATTACGCCATTCAGTGTATTAACACCAAACAGATCGATAACAAGTATTTAAGAGCTTCATATGGTACTACCAAGTACTGTAGTTACTTCCTTAAGggtttaaaatgttttaatcAGGACTGctactatttacacaagtTCACCAACTCTTCCGAACACTATTATAAACATGGTAACAATAATAACGCTTCCCTTAACAATAAAGAAACAGATAAAGATAGCACTGCCACGGCAGCTAAAGATGCTAATGTTAAGGATACCGCATCCACTAATAATGCTGAGCAACATGAAGCGGGCCCAGTTGTCGATAACATTTTCAACGTGAATATCAAGTATATACTGAATAAATacaacaataataataaattaataaatatcgTCAACGTAAATCACAATAAATCGTTAAACTCTGCCAACAACAACGTAACTAATCTGTATCAGTGGTCCTTCAATAATACGAATACCCCCAACACTAAGCTTATTGGCTCAGGATCGAACCAACCTAATTACTCATTAGAACATAATACAAATTCAAAGGATGGCTCAGTggatatatttaacaataacGAACTGTATATTAACGatataatgaataaaataagaaGATATACTATGCTAATAGATAACCTCTCAAAGTCCTATAACAACACTACTGCCACTTTGAATCCCAAGGACAAATCGAATCCTGTTAGCTCCTCTGCAAAGGAAAATCCACAATCTGATAAGGGACCAGAAAGTTCAGTAAGTAATGAAGGAGGCACTATTGAAAACTACATACAgaatatactatataactcTAAAAGTCCTGAAGTTGGCAGTAACTTAATGGCTGAAGATGTAAACAAGTTGTATAAATCTCAACTCAAGAGGAATGAACACCTCCTCAaccatttaaaattaatatttaacaatgaataa
- the SBDS gene encoding SBDS C-terminal domain protein, with the protein MCGLFQPTCQVRFTNVAIVRLKVKGERFEIACYKNKVFNWKSGIENDIEEVLQSPYIFTNISKGKLANNKQLLTAFNTTDINVIIKQILDKGEYQVSKEEREQLLKSIFNDIITILHEITINPQTGNSLSRTMLENALKSSGFSISLNKSTKIQSLKALQTLQQKYPNLIQRCKMKLKLNFQSSQYYQVLSFINNHNASNHLTDSSENFSASSESSSPQQRGGESADDIIIESKNNDSMTVICFPNLYKNLENFIQNELDPPGNIQLVTLNIKQNVNNANLQRNLSSENSFENTNPFAEASPDTLTKLQMINMEQDKTELVTGESKDSNFTVPESSKGNKSISNGDEKFKCKKCNVVLTSGEYKSHFKSNYHIFNLKRLLNNQTPITLDEYNMLVDN; encoded by the exons ATGTGTGGATTATTTCAGCCAACATGTCAAGTTCGCTTCACGAATGTAGCTATAGTGAGACTTAAGGTCAAGGGCGAACGTTTTGAGATAGCCTGttacaaaaataaagtCTTTAACTGGAAATCTG gAATCGAAAATGATATTGAAGAAGTTCTTCAATCGCcatatatatttacaaatatatCGAAAG GTAAACTTGCAAATAACAAACAGTTGTTAACCGCTTTCAACACCACTGACataaatgtaataataaaacaaatattagATAAAG GAGAGTATCAAGTAAGTAAAGAAGAGCGAGAACAGTTGTTAAAATCGATTTTTAATGAtattataacaattttacacGAAATAACAATCAACCCTCAAACCG GAAACTCACTGAGTAGAACAATGCTAGAGAATGCTCTAAAATCAAGTGGTTTTAGCATTTCCTTGAATAAGTCAACTAAAATACAAAGCTTGAAGGCACTGCAAACACTGCAGCAAAAGTATCCAAATCTAATTCAGCGGTGTAAAatgaagttaaaattaaattttcagtCTTCCCAGTACTACCAAGTCCTATCGTTCATTAACAATCACAATGCCAGTAACCACCTAACTGACTCCTCAGAAAATTTCTCCGCAAGTTCAGAAAGTAGTAGTCCACAACAAAGGGGAGGCGAGTCCGCTGatgatataataattgagAGCAAAAACAATGACAGTATGACAGTGATTTGTTTCCcaaatttatacaaaaaCTTGGAAAACTTTATTCAAAACGAGCTGGATCCCCCAGGAAACATACAGTTGGTCACACTCAACATTAAGCAAAACGTTAATAACGCTAATTTACAGAGAAATCTGAGTTCTGAGAACTCTTTCGAAAACACAAACCCATTCGCAGAAGCCTCACCAGACACTCTTACAAAATTACAAATGATTAATATGGAACAAGATAAAACTGAACTTGTCACTGGGGAGTCTAAGGATAGTAACTTCACTGTTCCTGAATCATCTAAGGGGAACAAATCAATTTCAAATGGTGACGAAAAATTCAAGTGTAAGAAATGCAACGTGGTACTCACCAGCGGTGAGTATAAATCCCATTTTAAGTCAAACTATCACATATTTAACTTAAAAAGACTCCTGAACAACCAGACTCCGATAACGTTGGACGAATACAATATGTTAGTAGACAActaa
- a CDS encoding Inhibitor of growth proteins N-terminal histone-binding family protein: MDNNINDITDELLCLPGYVRRNLLLIRDLDLKSTSLFNEANKLSQNLFNVENNKKVDAKTKKVVENHKSSAIANKALFDDIQNLRIKGIYYLQEKIDLNTQITTMLKYEYENLKSKFDQLYSDMELKGQLPHDLKLFTNNKGRTFLYNNHLMTNGKENATDNNAVDALGIENSFEGESFDHDHTLGVFDEVISMAESYMEKESDNGNPDDEEPLENGTLESVREKVLSQLDITKMFNNVVNQQANKK, from the coding sequence atggacaataatataaatgaCATTACGGATGAACTATTATGTTTGCCAGGATACGTTCGGAGGAATTTATTACTGATACGTGATTTAGATTTAAAATCCACCTCATTATTCAACGAGGCTAACAAATTATCACAgaatttatttaatgtagaaaataataaaaaggtGGACGCTAAGACGAAGAAGGTGGTTGAGAACCATAAATCATCTGCGATTGCCAACAAAGCACTATTTGATGATATACAGAATTTGAGAATTAAGGGgatttactatttacaaGAGAAAATAGACTTAAACACACAGATTACGACAATGTTAAAGTATGAATATGAGAATTTGAAGTCTAAGTTTGACCAGTTATACTCAGATATGGAACTAAAAGGACAATTACCACATGATTTAAAGCTTTTCACTAATAATAAGGGTAGAACATTTTTGTACAATAATCATTTAATGACTAATGGAAAAGAAAACGCCACCGATAATAACGCCGTTGATGCCTTAGGAATTGAAAACTCATTTGAGGGGGAAAGCTTCGATCATGACCACACCCTTGGTGTGTTTGATGAGGTTATTAGTATGGCAGAAAGTTATATGGAGAAGGAGTCGGATAACGGCAACCCTGATGATGAAGAACCACTCGAAAATGGTACTCTAGAAAGTGTAAGAGAAAAGGTACTCAGCCAACTTGATATAACGAAAATGTTCAACAATGTCGTTAATCAGCAGgcaaataaaaaataa